The genome window GCCGCGGCTTTGCGGTGGTGGCTGATGAGGTGAGGGCGCTGGCCAAGCGTACTCAGCAATCGACCGAGGAGATCGAGCGGCTGGTCAGCACCTTGCGCAGTGCGGCGCAGTCATCGGTGCAGCAGATCCAGCAGAGTGGCGAATTGGTCAAGTTGGCGGTCAGTGATGCCCTGGAAACCGAAAGTGCGTTGGGCAGCATCGCTGTGGCGGTGTCATTGATTCAGCAAATGAACCAGCAAATTGCAGCGGCGGCCGAAGAACAAAGCTCGGTGGCTGAGGAGATCAATCGCAGCGTCACCAGTATTCGCGCGAGCGCCGATCAATCGGCGCTGAGCATGCAAGGTAATGCCGCGTCGAGCATTCAGCTCGCGCAGTTGGGGGCTGAGCTCAAGGGCATGGTGGGGCACTTCCGCCTTTGATCGTGCCGTGTTGGCCGCGATCAAAGGGCGCAAGGGCGATCAGGCGTTGTTGGCGAGGAAGGTCAGCAGCGCTTCGTTGACGAAGTCCGGATTTTCCCGAGCGCAGATATGCCCGGCCTCTGGAATCAGGATCAGGCTGCAACCGATCAGCTCGGCCATCTCCTGGGATTCGGCGGGTGGCCGGGGCTTGTCCTGTTCGCCGCACATCACCAGGGTCGTCTCAGCGTTCAGGTGTGGCAGTTGACCCAGCACGTCGGCACGGCTGAAGATCAGGCGCCCCAGGGGCACGATGCTCTGCAGCAGGCGTTCTTTGGAAAACGCTTGCAGGGCCTTGCGGAAATCCTGATACAGCGCCGACTCACGATCGATACCCGGGCGGAAGAAGATCGGTGCGACCACATCCAGCAACGGTTCGGGGATGGCGCCAGCGTCTTCGATCATCTTGAACAGCGAGAAATAATACTGACGCGTGGTCTCGGGCTCGGCGCCCAGGTAGGTGTCCATCAGTATCAGGCTGTTGATGCGCTCAGGTGCCCGCAATGCCAGGCGTGCGCCCCACATGCCACCGACCGACAGGCCCACCAGGTTGACCTGAGCAATGTCCAGTTGGTCCAGCAGGGCCAGGGCCTGGCGCGCCAGGTCATCCAGAGAGTGGGTCTGGGCCGGTAGCGGGCCTGACTCACCGTGGCCCCACAACTCGGGGACGATGACGCGGTATTGTTGCGACAAGGCGTCAATCTGCGGTGCCCACATGTCGCGGTCCCACAGGTAGCTCGAACCAAGGAGGACGACGGGGCCGGTGCCCTGGTCGACATAGTGCAGCGGTTGTCCATCAATCACGGCAACAGGCATAGCAGGCCTCTAACTTCACGGAGTGAGGGGCACTTTTTTACGCTAGTCGGGGGCGGGGGGATAGGTGCAAAGTGATGGCATGTGCCGAGTAACTCGCCACATGCCAGGCAGGACGATCAATCGTAGATGGCTTTCTTTTTCCACTCCGCGTCGGCATCGACTACTTTCAGGCCTTCCGTCAACTCGTTGACTTCATCCTCGGCGGGCGCGCTGTTGGTCAGCACCGTAGAGTTGGCGCGGGCCAGTTGACTCTCGAGCAATTGCAACTGCGCGCTATAGAGCACCGGCTCCGGCTGTTTGCGCAAGTACTGTACGCCACGCTCGAACGCCAGGCGTGCCTGGCCGGGCTGGCCTTGTTGCAGGGCATGCTGGCCGAGGTTGTTGAAGAACTCGATGTGCAGCAGCACAAGAATATGGCGAATTTCCTTGATCCAGTACTTCGCCTCGTTGGTCGGCAGGAAACCGTCCTGGGCGGCGCGAGTGACTTGACCATGCAAGGCTTCCAACAGGAAACGCACGTCCTTGGCCTTGGCTTCGGTCTGGATCGGCGCCGGCGGGTTGGTCACCGGAATGGATTCGCCCTGGCCGATCAGCGCGTTCAACTCAGTGATACGCGCTTTAAGCGGCGCGCTGGACTTATTGAGGTTCAACAGACGCTGGTTGACGTTGAGCTCCAGGCGGGTCAGCAACAGCTTGAGCTTCGGGGTCATCAACTGGCCGGGGAAGGTCTCGGTGATTTCACCGCAACGACGCAGCCGGTCGTTGAGTTCGATCTCGGTGCGTTTCTTTTCCAGTTTGTTGTTTTCCACCACGTGGTTCATGTAGCCAATGGCGATCAGTATTGCGATCCCGGCTACTACCAGCAGGGTGATCATGAGTGGTGTCACCGGTGTGACCTCTTTATGGGGTTTACTGTGGAGTGTAGTGACTGGACCATCCGGCGGATAGGACTGTTCGACCAGTTGCCAGGTAGTTTCTTCTATATAGGCAAAGGCGCGCTGTATAGATGCACATTGCCATCATTTGCTGGGGCGAACTATAGCGCCTTGTCGGGCGCCAGAATATAGGCGTCAAAGCCCGGACGGGCAGATTGCCCGCAAAGCCCTGGAAAGCAGGGCGAAGTCATTGATTTAAATAAATTTATCCTTGGGGGTTGACGACCTTTCAATCCATCCATAGAATGCGCGCCACTTACAGCGTAAAGCACACAGCGAAACGCGGTAGGGAGTGAATGTTGTACGTGTGTCCCCTTCGTCTAGTGGCCTAGGACACCGCCCTTTCACGGCGGTAACAGGGGTTCGAGTCCCCTAGGGGACGCCATATGCGGGAATAGCTCAGTTGGTAGAGCACGACCTTGCCAAGGTCGGGGTCGCGAGTTCGAGTCTCGTTTCCCGCTCCAATTTACAAGCAGTGTGGCTTTCGGGCGGCACTGAGTGAAACCAGGACCAAGTCTTCGGATGAGGCCTCTGGGCACTGAAATACACACCATGTGTTTCAGTAGCGTGTCCCCTTCGTCTAGTGGCCTAGGACACCGCCCTTTCACGGCGGTAACAGGGGTTCGAGTCCCCTAGGGGACGCCATTTGCGGGAATAGCTCAGTTGGTAGAGCACGACCTTGCCAAGGTCGGGGTCGCGAGTTCGAGTCTCGTTTCCCGCTCCATATTTAACGAAAACGCCGATCAGTGATGATCGGCGTTTTTGTGTGTGCTGAATTTTATCCTCGCACACCTACTTCGCTTCACCCAAGGGTTGGGTGAGCATCAAGAATTGATCCCGCCCGACGCTGACCACTGCATCGTGGCATCGCAGTGCTGAACCCTGCCTGCAATGCGCTCACTGGCAGGGCTCTTTAACAACAACGCCGATCAGCGATGATCGGCGTTGTTGTGATGACGGCGACAGCAGGTGCTATGCCAGTCAGAGCTTCGGCAATTGCCCGACACGTCCCATCATTTCAGTGACAATCTGCAAGTCCAGCAGGAACTGGTCGACTGTCTTGAATTCACCGTCAGTATGCCCGGTGTATTTGACCTCCGGCCGCGCCAGACCGAATTGCACGCCATTGGGCAGTTCATGCACGGAGGTGGCGCCGGCCGACGTGCCGAACGTGTGTTCCATGCCCAGGTTTTCGCTGGCCACGGCCAACAAGGCCTTCACCCATTCCCCTTCAGGGTTGCGGTACATTGGCTCGGCGACCGAGTAGGTAAAGCTCACGGCTACGTTGGTTTGCTTGTCCCAGGCGCTGAGTTTGTCGGCAATTTCTGCCTTGAGCACTGCCGGGGATTTGCCCTTTGGTACGCGCAGGTTCACCGCCAGCTTGAAGGCTTTGTCATCCAGACCGACAAAGGTCAGCGAGGTGGTCAGCGGCCCCATGAACGCATCGGAGAAGCCAACGCCCAGTTTGCCACCCAGGTAATCCAGGCCCCAGTTGTCAGCGGCGTAACGTGCGGCGTCGGTGATGTGGTTGTGCTTGAGAGCGATTTTGCCGTCGATGCTGTGGATCAGTTCCAACATGCGCGCGACCGGGTTGACGCCCGATTGCGGTTCAGACGAGTGAGCGGACACGCCGGTGACCGTCAGTTTGACCTGCTTGCCATCGACCTTGGCGTTGACCTCAAAGTCGCCGCCATTGCGCTTGGCGTATTCCGAGCCGGCTTTTTGCAGGCTGGCGGCAAGTTCTGCGGGCGTG of Pseudomonas fluorescens contains these proteins:
- a CDS encoding alpha/beta fold hydrolase yields the protein MPVAVIDGQPLHYVDQGTGPVVLLGSSYLWDRDMWAPQIDALSQQYRVIVPELWGHGESGPLPAQTHSLDDLARQALALLDQLDIAQVNLVGLSVGGMWGARLALRAPERINSLILMDTYLGAEPETTRQYYFSLFKMIEDAGAIPEPLLDVVAPIFFRPGIDRESALYQDFRKALQAFSKERLLQSIVPLGRLIFSRADVLGQLPHLNAETTLVMCGEQDKPRPPAESQEMAELIGCSLILIPEAGHICARENPDFVNEALLTFLANNA
- a CDS encoding methyl-accepting chemotaxis protein; protein product: MTATVHDVARNAEEAAQAAQTADDKVESGQQVVRQSLQRIELLATSSTSASASIESLSAEIHHIGTVLGVIKSVAEQTNLLALNAAIEAARAGEQGRGFAVVADEVRALAKRTQQSTEEIERLVSTLRSAAQSSVQQIQQSGELVKLAVSDALETESALGSIAVAVSLIQQMNQQIAAAAEEQSSVAEEINRSVTSIRASADQSALSMQGNAASSIQLAQLGAELKGMVGHFRL